The Bacillota bacterium genome includes a region encoding these proteins:
- the uvrB gene encoding excinuclease ABC subunit UvrB, which translates to MDFELVSEYKPSGDQPEAIDALANGVVNGYPEQTLLGVTGSGKTFTMANIIQKVQRPTLVLAHNKTLAAQLCSEFREFFPNNAVEYFVSYYDYYQPESYIPQTDLYIEKDSSINDEIDKLRHCATSSLFDRRDVIVVSSVSCIYSLGDPAEYQNLILVLKEGMQKGRDEVICRLVDIQYERNDINFIRNKFRVRGDVLEVFPAGSTDTVLRIEFFGDEIERITEINVLTGELIARHKYAEIFPASHYVVQRNKLDQAMREIELEMEDRVTFFKSRGKLVEAQRIEQRTKYDLEMLREIGFCSGIENYSRIISGRAPGSTPYTLLDYFPKDFLLFIDESHVTLPQVRGMYGGDRSRKENLVEFGFRLPSAYDNRPLNFDEFISKLNQVVYVSATPGEFERSRSKQTVEQVIRPTGLLDPVIEVRPTKGQIDDLLHEIKIRVEKKAKVLVTTLTKKMAEDLTAYMENIGIRIRYMHHDIETIERMEIVRDFRMDKFDVLVGINLLREGLDIPEVSLVAILDADKEGFLRSATSLIQTVGRAARNSEGLAIMYADKITDSMDFCISETNRRRGIQEQYNKEHGITPVTISKGVRDIIDISSKEETEKETTGKLSRKKREELIEKLTKEMKHAATLLEFEHAAYLRDKIAELKDGKV; encoded by the coding sequence ATGGATTTTGAACTTGTTTCGGAATATAAGCCGTCGGGCGACCAGCCAGAGGCTATAGACGCTCTCGCAAACGGCGTTGTAAACGGCTATCCGGAACAGACGCTCTTGGGCGTTACGGGAAGCGGCAAAACCTTTACCATGGCTAATATAATACAAAAGGTTCAGCGCCCAACTCTTGTGCTTGCGCATAACAAAACGCTTGCCGCCCAGCTTTGCAGTGAGTTTCGTGAGTTTTTCCCGAACAATGCTGTCGAATATTTCGTAAGCTATTACGATTATTATCAGCCTGAGTCATATATCCCGCAGACCGACCTGTACATTGAGAAAGATTCCTCGATCAACGATGAAATAGATAAGCTGAGACACTGTGCCACCTCATCTCTGTTTGACAGACGTGATGTAATCGTAGTGTCAAGCGTATCCTGCATTTACAGTCTCGGCGATCCTGCCGAATATCAAAACCTTATCCTTGTGCTCAAAGAAGGCATGCAAAAGGGAAGGGACGAGGTAATCTGCCGTCTTGTCGATATCCAGTATGAGCGAAACGATATCAATTTTATACGCAATAAGTTCCGTGTACGTGGCGATGTGCTTGAGGTCTTTCCCGCAGGTTCGACCGATACGGTGCTGAGAATAGAGTTTTTTGGTGACGAGATCGAGCGTATAACAGAAATAAACGTTCTGACAGGCGAACTTATCGCAAGGCATAAATACGCTGAGATATTCCCGGCATCACACTATGTCGTTCAGCGTAACAAGCTCGATCAAGCAATGCGTGAAATAGAGCTAGAAATGGAAGACAGGGTCACATTTTTCAAAAGCCGTGGCAAGCTTGTCGAGGCTCAGCGTATCGAGCAGCGCACGAAATATGACCTTGAGATGCTGCGTGAAATAGGATTTTGCAGCGGCATCGAAAACTATTCCCGTATAATAAGCGGCAGGGCACCCGGCTCAACGCCCTATACGCTGCTTGATTATTTCCCTAAAGACTTTCTTCTTTTCATAGACGAATCGCATGTAACGCTTCCGCAAGTTAGAGGCATGTACGGCGGCGACCGTTCAAGAAAAGAAAACCTTGTAGAGTTTGGCTTCAGGCTTCCGTCCGCATATGACAACAGACCGCTCAACTTCGACGAGTTCATATCAAAGCTCAATCAGGTCGTATATGTCAGTGCAACGCCCGGTGAATTTGAGCGTTCACGCTCAAAACAGACGGTTGAGCAGGTAATCCGCCCAACAGGACTGTTAGACCCGGTTATTGAGGTCCGCCCGACGAAGGGACAGATCGACGACCTGCTGCACGAAATCAAAATCAGAGTCGAGAAAAAAGCCAAGGTGCTTGTCACAACGCTCACCAAAAAGATGGCAGAGGATCTGACGGCGTATATGGAGAACATCGGCATCAGGATACGCTATATGCACCATGATATAGAAACGATAGAACGAATGGAGATCGTCCGCGATTTCCGCATGGACAAGTTTGACGTTCTTGTCGGCATAAACCTTTTAAGAGAAGGGCTCGATATCCCGGAGGTTTCTCTCGTCGCTATCCTCGACGCGGATAAGGAAGGCTTTTTGAGATCGGCAACCTCACTCATTCAGACAGTAGGACGAGCCGCACGAAATTCTGAAGGTCTTGCTATAATGTACGCCGACAAAATAACCGATTCAATGGACTTCTGCATCAGCGAAACGAACCGACGCAGAGGTATACAAGAGCAGTATAATAAAGAACACGGCATAACTCCTGTGACCATATCAAAAGGCGTCAGAGATATTATAGACATCTCTTCAAAGGAAGAAACAGAAAAAGAAACAACCGGCAAATTGTCACGCAAAAAGCGTGAAGAACTTATAGAAAAGCTGACAAAAGAAATGAAACATGCGGCGACACTGCTTGAATTCGAGCACGCCGCCTATCTTCGCGATAAAATTGCAGAGCTTAAGGATGGAAAAGTTTAA
- a CDS encoding DnaJ domain-containing protein encodes MKDPYSVLGVSPSASDEEIRNAYRELAKKYHPDNYAGNPLADLANEKMKEVNEAYDEIMNKRASGDRGQSTYSGGWQGTGSSNYPDIRETIMRGQADEAINRLNAVSARERGAEWHFLMGSALYKKGWVFEARGHFGTACSLDPSNAEYANAYNNISQSAGNFGGYRNYGNNNDQLCNCCAQLWCADCLCESCGGDLIPCC; translated from the coding sequence ATGAAAGACCCGTACAGCGTGCTTGGCGTTTCCCCGTCAGCATCTGATGAAGAGATCAGAAACGCCTATCGCGAACTTGCAAAGAAGTATCACCCCGACAATTACGCAGGAAATCCTTTAGCCGATCTTGCAAACGAGAAGATGAAGGAAGTAAACGAAGCATACGACGAGATCATGAATAAACGCGCAAGCGGGGATAGGGGACAAAGCACTTACAGCGGCGGATGGCAGGGAACAGGTTCATCGAATTACCCCGATATTCGTGAAACCATAATGCGAGGTCAGGCTGATGAGGCAATAAACCGTCTTAATGCCGTTTCGGCTCGCGAGCGCGGCGCCGAATGGCATTTTCTGATGGGCAGTGCCCTTTATAAAAAGGGCTGGGTTTTTGAGGCTCGTGGTCATTTCGGCACTGCATGTTCGCTTGACCCATCAAACGCCGAATACGCCAACGCATACAACAATATATCTCAAAGCGCCGGAAATTTCGGCGGATATAGAAATTACGGCAACAATAACGATCAATTATGCAACTGCTGTGCTCAGCTTTGGTGTGCCGACTGTCTGTGTGAATCCTGCGGCGGCGACCTTATTCCATGCTGCTGA
- the radC gene encoding DNA repair protein RadC, whose translation MHDGHRKRLKDRFLSSGLKDFEEHNVLELLLFYAIPRIDTNTTAHRLIKEFGSLANVLDAPYELLCEVEGVGENAATFIKLIPEVCKKYIESRGREVEGLEPIDSPARIIKNVLPKLIGKRSEMFVLMCLDNKRKVLFCDTIFEGTVNSTDINIRKIVETVIRFNASAVAIAHNHPGGIALPSAEDIATTRKIQEVLDLMNVKLIDHIIVADNDTISFAESHFLHF comes from the coding sequence ATGCATGACGGTCATAGAAAGCGGCTTAAAGACAGATTTTTAAGCAGCGGACTAAAGGATTTTGAAGAGCATAACGTGCTTGAACTGCTGCTCTTCTATGCTATTCCCCGCATAGACACGAACACCACAGCTCATAGACTGATAAAAGAATTTGGCAGTCTTGCGAATGTGCTCGACGCGCCGTATGAGCTGCTATGCGAAGTTGAAGGCGTCGGTGAAAATGCGGCTACTTTTATCAAGCTGATTCCTGAAGTCTGCAAAAAGTACATTGAGAGCCGCGGCAGAGAGGTCGAAGGTCTTGAACCGATAGACTCTCCCGCAAGAATCATAAAGAACGTGCTTCCAAAGCTTATCGGCAAAAGAAGCGAAATGTTTGTACTTATGTGTCTTGATAATAAACGCAAGGTGCTTTTCTGTGATACAATTTTTGAGGGAACGGTCAATTCGACCGACATCAATATCCGTAAAATAGTTGAGACCGTCATCAGGTTCAACGCTTCCGCAGTCGCAATTGCTCATAACCACCCCGGAGGGATAGCGCTTCCCTCGGCAGAGGATATAGCGACGACACGAAAAATACAAGAAGTGCTAGACCTTATGAACGTTAAGCTAATAGATCATATCATAGTGGCTGATAACGACACTATCAGTTTCGCGGAAAGCCACTTTCTGCATTTTTAA
- a CDS encoding ABC transporter ATP-binding protein: MDDNPIIELVNITKSFDGEAVLENINLKIQNREFLTLLGPSGCGKTTMLRIIGGFVYPDAGDVFFNGQKITQLPPYKRNVNTVFQKYALFPFLNVYENIAFGLRIKKKPEQEIKEKVGRILSIVNLSGYEKRDVNSLSGGQQQRIAIARALVNEPNILLLDEPLGALDLKLRKGMQIELKNIQRQLGITFVYVTHDQEEALTMSDTIVVMNGGVIQQIGTPQDVYNEPVNPFVADFIGESNILHGVYGDTYSVSFAGNTFKCVDTDFKKNENVDVVIRPEDLKITTPDKGQISGSVESVIFKGVHYEIIVDQGGFKWMIHSTSAAEKGTKLGLFLNPDDIHIMKKGGLV; encoded by the coding sequence ATGGACGATAACCCGATCATTGAGCTTGTTAACATCACTAAAAGTTTCGATGGTGAGGCTGTTTTAGAAAATATTAACCTTAAAATTCAAAACAGAGAATTTCTGACATTGCTCGGACCCTCAGGCTGCGGAAAAACTACCATGCTTCGCATTATAGGTGGTTTTGTCTATCCTGATGCCGGTGATGTCTTTTTTAACGGGCAAAAAATTACACAGCTGCCGCCTTATAAAAGAAACGTCAATACTGTTTTTCAAAAATACGCACTATTCCCTTTTCTTAATGTTTATGAAAATATAGCTTTCGGACTTCGAATAAAAAAGAAGCCGGAACAGGAGATTAAAGAAAAGGTCGGTCGAATTCTTTCTATTGTTAATCTCAGCGGGTATGAAAAAAGAGACGTAAATTCACTTTCGGGCGGGCAGCAGCAGCGTATTGCCATTGCACGGGCGCTTGTGAACGAACCTAATATCCTGCTTTTGGACGAACCTCTCGGCGCATTGGATCTGAAGCTTCGCAAAGGAATGCAGATAGAACTTAAAAACATCCAGCGACAGCTTGGCATAACGTTTGTATATGTCACCCATGACCAGGAAGAGGCGCTGACGATGAGTGACACTATTGTTGTTATGAACGGTGGTGTTATACAGCAGATAGGAACGCCGCAGGATGTTTACAATGAGCCGGTAAACCCCTTTGTTGCCGATTTTATCGGCGAAAGCAATATACTTCATGGTGTCTATGGCGATACATACAGCGTCAGTTTTGCAGGCAATACATTCAAATGCGTGGATACTGATTTTAAAAAGAACGAAAATGTCGATGTCGTCATACGCCCTGAGGATCTAAAAATCACAACGCCGGACAAGGGGCAAATATCAGGATCAGTCGAGTCTGTCATCTTTAAAGGCGTTCATTATGAAATAATCGTCGATCAGGGCGGATTTAAATGGATGATTCATTCCACCTCTGCGGCGGAAAAAGGAACCAAACTAGGGCTTTTCTTAAACCCTGACGACATCCATATAATGAAAAAGGGAGGGCTTGTATGA
- the pyrE gene encoding orotate phosphoribosyltransferase, translating to MLTEQRVLEIMKDAGVLLEGHFLLTSGRHSNRYLQCAKIFQHPNYSEELCAALAEKFKDDNIELVIGPAMGAVQMAYEVSRQLHVQNFFTEREDGVMKLRRGFHVEPGTRVLVVEDVVTTGGSVKEVIDLIKEAGGVPAGVGVIVDRSAGKTDFGCKLASVISLDVESWEAENCPVCKTGIPLVKHGSRKLK from the coding sequence ATGTTAACAGAGCAAAGAGTTTTAGAAATAATGAAAGATGCCGGCGTTCTTCTTGAGGGACATTTTCTGCTTACATCCGGCAGACACAGCAATCGTTATCTCCAGTGCGCTAAGATCTTTCAGCATCCAAATTACAGTGAAGAACTGTGCGCCGCACTTGCCGAGAAATTCAAGGACGATAATATAGAGCTTGTTATCGGGCCCGCAATGGGCGCTGTCCAGATGGCTTACGAGGTAAGCCGCCAGCTTCATGTCCAGAATTTTTTCACTGAGAGAGAAGACGGCGTGATGAAGCTGCGCCGCGGCTTTCATGTGGAACCGGGAACCCGTGTGCTTGTAGTTGAAGACGTGGTAACGACCGGAGGCTCTGTTAAAGAAGTAATAGATCTTATTAAAGAGGCGGGCGGCGTTCCGGCAGGTGTCGGCGTAATCGTTGACCGCTCGGCCGGAAAAACAGATTTCGGATGCAAACTTGCTTCTGTAATATCCCTTGACGTTGAATCTTGGGAAGCAGAAAACTGCCCCGTCTGCAAAACGGGCATACCGCTCGTAAAACACGGCAGCAGAAAACTTAAATAA
- a CDS encoding DUF5685 family protein — protein sequence MFGYVTICKSDLKVCEYEAYRGIYCGLCKELGRQFGPTSRLNLSYDFAFLALVGLAVQSSGSHIYTGRCMLNPMKKRKFLGGESVKYSAFTSVIFTYSKLLDDLNDEKSFKYIKSLLAIIPFSLMRRKAKKIYPKLDKYALDLTRKLREDEKNAGLSLDGYADNFAKMLMTVFEELPSDEKYKSVLSQLGYHIGRWIYIIDACDDLEDDKKLGRFNPLIGIENDKNAISTTLTDSLVLASRAYELLEPGPYKGLLDNIIYMGLPMKQKQILFGKENKQ from the coding sequence TTGTTTGGTTATGTTACGATCTGCAAGAGCGACCTTAAGGTATGCGAGTATGAGGCATACAGGGGGATTTATTGCGGACTTTGCAAAGAACTGGGCCGGCAGTTCGGTCCTACTTCACGGTTAAATCTAAGTTACGACTTTGCATTTCTTGCGCTCGTCGGTCTTGCAGTTCAAAGCAGCGGAAGTCACATATATACCGGAAGATGCATGTTAAATCCAATGAAAAAGCGCAAATTTCTCGGCGGAGAGTCTGTCAAGTATAGCGCCTTTACAAGCGTGATCTTCACTTACAGCAAGCTTTTGGACGATCTTAACGATGAAAAAAGCTTTAAATATATAAAATCACTGCTTGCTATAATTCCGTTTTCGCTAATGCGCAGAAAAGCAAAAAAAATCTACCCCAAGCTTGATAAATACGCCTTGGATTTGACACGCAAACTAAGGGAAGATGAAAAAAACGCCGGTTTATCCCTTGACGGATATGCCGATAATTTTGCGAAAATGCTGATGACAGTTTTTGAAGAACTGCCGTCAGACGAGAAATATAAGTCCGTTCTGTCTCAGCTTGGCTATCATATCGGGCGCTGGATATACATCATCGACGCCTGCGACGATCTTGAAGATGATAAAAAGCTCGGGCGTTTCAACCCTTTAATCGGGATTGAAAACGATAAAAACGCTATCAGCACAACGCTTACCGATTCCCTTGTTCTCGCTTCCCGCGCTTATGAGCTGCTCGAACCGGGACCATATAAGGGGTTACTCGATAACATAATATATATGGGGCTTCCCATGAAACAAAAACAAATTCTTTTCGGAAAGGAAAACAAACAATGA
- the uvrA gene encoding excinuclease ABC subunit UvrA, which yields MAKEFITIKGAKVHNLKNIDVKIPRDKMVVVTGLSGSGKSSLAFDTIYAEGQRRYVESLSAYARQFLGQMDKPDVEFIDGLSPAISIDQKTTSKNPRSTVGTVTEIFDYMRLLYARIGIPHCPVCGKEITKQTVDQIVDKVLALPEGTRIQVLAPVVRARKGEHVKVFEDAKKSGFVRVKVNGIMYELTESIKLEKNKKHNISIVVDRLVIKPEIRRRLADSIETSTSLTGGIVTIDIIGGEEMLFSQNFACEEHDISIDELTPRMFSFNNPFGACPTCGGLGSLLKIDPNLVVPNQNLSLREGAVKASGWNFIYGGTIAEMYYEALAKEYNFSLDVPYKDLPEEAKNVVLYGTQGKKIKMTRVNEYGTGTYNTDFEGIVNNLERRFKETTSDFMRREIENCMSSNPCPTCEGKRLKKESIAVTVGGKNIIDLTDMSIVDELEFIKSLKLTEKEQLISKQIIKELVDRLTFLKNVGLDYLTLSRSAGTLSGGESQRIRLATQISSSLTGVIYILDEPSIGLHQRDNQKLIDALKRLRDLGNTLIVVEHDEETMFESDYIIDVGPGAGIHGGEIVAAGTVEEIMDNEKSITGQYLSHRKVIKVPEKRRKGNGKFITVKGAVQNNLKDVTVKIPLGVFTCVTGVSGSGKSSLINEVLYSNLAHILNGARYHHTNCESIEGIKNLDKVINIDQSPIGRTPRSNPATYTGVFGDIREIFASVPEAKMRGYSSGRFSFNIKGGRCEACQGDGIIKYEMNFLPDVYVPCEVCKGHRYNRETLEVKYKGKNISEVLDMTVEEGLSFFENIPKIKRKLQTLYDVGLGYVKIGQPSTTLSGGEAQRVKLATELSRRPTGKTIYILDEPTTGLHMDDVHKLIEVLQKFVDSGNTVVVIEHNLDIIKTADYLIDLGPEGGERGGQIIAKGTPEEVSKNPKSYTGKYLKAVLDANYTAAKE from the coding sequence ATGGCAAAGGAATTCATCACAATAAAAGGTGCCAAGGTGCACAATTTAAAGAATATCGACGTAAAGATCCCGCGTGACAAAATGGTGGTCGTGACCGGTCTTTCCGGTTCCGGCAAATCGTCGCTTGCGTTCGACACGATCTATGCGGAAGGTCAGCGCCGCTATGTCGAGTCTCTTTCCGCATACGCCCGCCAGTTTCTTGGTCAGATGGACAAGCCGGACGTTGAGTTTATAGACGGGCTGTCCCCAGCCATCTCGATCGATCAGAAAACAACCTCAAAAAATCCGCGCTCGACTGTTGGAACCGTGACGGAGATATTCGATTATATGCGTCTGCTTTACGCGCGCATTGGTATTCCGCACTGTCCGGTCTGCGGTAAGGAAATTACTAAGCAGACAGTAGACCAGATAGTCGATAAAGTGCTCGCTCTGCCAGAGGGCACACGTATACAGGTACTTGCTCCGGTCGTCCGCGCACGCAAGGGAGAGCATGTAAAAGTGTTCGAGGACGCGAAAAAAAGCGGCTTTGTGCGCGTCAAGGTCAACGGCATAATGTATGAGCTGACCGAATCGATTAAACTTGAGAAAAACAAAAAACATAATATCTCGATCGTTGTCGACCGTCTGGTTATAAAGCCTGAGATACGCCGCCGCCTTGCCGATTCAATCGAAACATCGACATCTCTTACAGGCGGCATAGTCACTATCGATATTATTGGCGGCGAAGAAATGCTTTTTTCACAGAATTTTGCCTGTGAAGAACATGACATAAGCATTGATGAGCTGACGCCGCGTATGTTCTCGTTCAATAATCCATTCGGCGCGTGCCCGACTTGTGGGGGGCTCGGCTCACTTTTAAAGATCGACCCAAACCTAGTGGTTCCAAACCAAAACCTGAGTTTACGTGAAGGTGCCGTAAAAGCCTCAGGATGGAACTTTATTTACGGCGGCACCATTGCCGAAATGTATTATGAGGCACTTGCAAAAGAATATAACTTCTCGCTTGACGTTCCGTATAAGGATCTGCCCGAGGAAGCAAAGAATGTTGTTCTTTACGGAACTCAGGGCAAAAAAATAAAAATGACACGAGTAAACGAGTATGGAACCGGCACTTATAACACCGATTTTGAGGGTATAGTCAATAATTTAGAGCGCCGGTTTAAAGAAACAACCAGTGATTTTATGCGTCGGGAAATTGAAAATTGCATGTCATCAAATCCCTGCCCGACCTGTGAAGGCAAGCGTCTTAAAAAAGAGAGCATTGCCGTAACTGTCGGCGGAAAAAACATAATAGACCTTACAGATATGTCAATCGTTGACGAGCTTGAGTTCATTAAATCCTTAAAGCTTACTGAAAAAGAACAGCTTATTTCAAAGCAGATAATAAAAGAACTTGTAGATCGCCTTACATTCTTAAAAAACGTGGGGCTTGACTATCTAACATTGTCACGTTCTGCGGGAACGCTTTCCGGCGGCGAAAGCCAGCGCATAAGACTTGCAACACAGATATCATCATCTTTAACAGGTGTAATATATATACTTGACGAGCCCAGTATCGGGCTTCACCAGCGCGACAATCAAAAGCTTATCGACGCTCTTAAGCGTCTTCGTGACCTCGGCAACACGCTTATCGTCGTTGAACACGATGAGGAAACAATGTTTGAATCCGACTATATAATCGACGTTGGTCCTGGCGCCGGCATCCACGGCGGTGAAATCGTCGCCGCCGGCACGGTCGAGGAAATCATGGATAATGAAAAATCAATTACAGGGCAATATCTTTCACACAGGAAAGTAATTAAAGTGCCTGAAAAGCGCCGGAAAGGGAACGGAAAATTTATAACTGTCAAGGGTGCTGTGCAGAATAACCTTAAAGACGTCACAGTCAAAATCCCGCTTGGGGTTTTCACCTGTGTTACAGGCGTTTCTGGTTCGGGCAAAAGCTCCCTTATCAACGAGGTGTTATATAGTAATCTCGCCCATATTCTCAACGGCGCACGTTACCACCATACCAACTGTGAAAGCATAGAGGGCATAAAAAACCTCGATAAGGTCATCAATATCGACCAGTCGCCGATCGGCAGAACACCTCGTTCCAATCCGGCGACATATACCGGCGTTTTCGGCGATATCCGTGAAATTTTCGCATCGGTGCCTGAGGCGAAGATGCGCGGCTATTCAAGCGGAAGGTTTTCCTTCAATATTAAAGGCGGAAGATGCGAGGCGTGTCAGGGCGACGGCATCATAAAGTATGAAATGAACTTTCTGCCCGACGTTTACGTTCCATGCGAGGTCTGCAAAGGTCACCGTTATAACCGAGAAACACTTGAGGTAAAATATAAGGGCAAAAACATCAGTGAAGTGCTGGATATGACCGTTGAAGAAGGGCTATCATTCTTTGAAAACATTCCTAAAATAAAAAGAAAGCTTCAAACATTGTATGACGTCGGCTTAGGTTATGTTAAGATCGGACAGCCTTCAACAACCTTGTCCGGCGGTGAGGCACAGCGGGTTAAGCTTGCGACTGAGCTTTCACGCCGCCCGACCGGAAAAACAATATATATACTCGATGAGCCGACAACAGGGCTTCATATGGACGATGTCCATAAACTTATCGAGGTGCTTCAGAAATTTGTCGACAGCGGCAACACAGTCGTTGTTATTGAGCATAACCTTGACATTATCAAAACTGCCGACTATCTTATCGACCTTGGCCCCGAAGGCGGGGAAAGGGGCGGTCAGATAATCGCAAAAGGTACTCCTGAAGAAGTTTCTAAAAATCCGAAATCATATACCGGCAAATATCTAAAGGCAGTCCTTGACGCAAATTACACAGCGGCAAAGGAGTGA
- a CDS encoding RluA family pseudouridine synthase gives MKEFTINQNDAGQRLDKFITKTVKKLPLTLVYKYLRLKRIKVNGKRADAATRLNEGDTVQMYINDEFFEEKENENAFLKVKPMLDVVYEDENILLVYKKKGLIVHSDDKEDFNTLINHIKAYLYHKGEFDPEKENSFTPALCNRIDKNTEGLVLAAKNAESLRILNEKIKKREIKKSYVCIAHGLFSKKSGTFKNFLLKNERENRVYVYERPVPGAKESITKYQVIREKEDLSLVEVDLVTGRTHQIRAQFANAGHPLLGDAKYGTAEINKPFGDKSQALCAYKIEFKFETEGEILSYLNNKCFKLENPAIFQRFSDIYKN, from the coding sequence ATGAAGGAATTCACAATAAACCAGAACGATGCCGGCCAGAGGCTCGACAAATTTATAACCAAAACTGTTAAAAAGCTGCCCCTAACGCTTGTTTACAAATATCTTCGTCTTAAACGGATCAAGGTTAACGGCAAAAGGGCTGACGCCGCAACCCGCCTGAATGAAGGCGACACTGTTCAAATGTACATTAACGACGAGTTTTTCGAAGAAAAGGAAAATGAGAATGCGTTTTTGAAAGTCAAACCTATGCTTGACGTTGTTTACGAGGATGAAAACATATTGCTTGTATACAAGAAAAAAGGGCTTATCGTGCATTCGGACGATAAAGAGGATTTTAACACGCTTATAAACCACATAAAGGCATATCTCTATCATAAAGGGGAATTTGACCCTGAAAAGGAAAACTCATTTACACCCGCTTTATGCAACAGGATCGACAAAAATACGGAGGGGCTCGTGCTGGCGGCTAAAAACGCCGAATCACTAAGGATTTTAAACGAAAAGATAAAAAAGCGTGAAATAAAAAAATCTTATGTATGCATTGCGCACGGCTTGTTTTCAAAAAAAAGCGGGACTTTTAAGAATTTTCTTTTGAAAAACGAACGTGAAAATCGTGTTTATGTTTATGAAAGGCCTGTTCCCGGCGCAAAGGAAAGCATTACAAAATACCAAGTTATCCGCGAAAAAGAGGATTTATCATTAGTTGAGGTTGATCTTGTTACGGGGCGTACCCATCAGATAAGGGCACAGTTTGCAAACGCCGGACATCCTTTGCTGGGGGATGCCAAATACGGCACTGCCGAAATCAACAAGCCGTTTGGTGACAAGAGTCAGGCTCTTTGCGCATACAAGATAGAGTTCAAATTCGAGACGGAAGGAGAAATCTTAAGTTATTTGAATAATAAATGCTTTAAACTTGAAAATCCGGCTATTTTCCAAAGATTTTCTGATATTTACAAAAATTGA